The Falco rusticolus isolate bFalRus1 chromosome 15, bFalRus1.pri, whole genome shotgun sequence genome has a segment encoding these proteins:
- the B3GNT9 gene encoding UDP-GlcNAc:betaGal beta-1,3-N-acetylglucosaminyltransferase 9, with product MRVRLKGDAICTLLLLVALCSLLYSQLEHLVPVGNKEPTQKKPSGTSKIFSDARASWRLMPAEATAPRPPVTPTIRRTEVANKKVQTTTAPPLTDSAFNFKRYLLNKDNRNFNILINQPKKCRKIPGGPFLLIAIKSVVEDFDRREIVRKTWGREGLVNGEQIQRVFLLGTPKNRTVLATWETLVHQESQAYRDILLWDFVDTFFNLTLKEIHFLNWAAEFCHNVKFIFKGDADVFVNVENIVDFLERHDPTEDLFVGDIIYNARPIRVRKSKYYIPETMYGLSIYPAYAGGGGFLLSSRTMRKLSRACREVELFPIDDVFLGMCLQRINLKPVLHEGFKTFGIVKPSAAPHLQTFDPCFYKDLMVVHSLKVAEIWLMWNLLHSPHLSCTQKKQVKKPFQWKKKAQPTTQASPLG from the coding sequence ATGAGAGTTCGTCTCAAAGGGGATGCGATCTGTACCCTCCTCCTGCTGGTAGCGCTTTGCTCTTTACTCTACTCCCAGCTGGAACATTTAGTCCCAGTAGGAAACAAGGAACCAACACAGAAGAAGCCTTCAGGAACGTCAAAAATATTCTCTGACGCCAGAGCATCTTGGAGACTGATGCCAGCAGAGGCAACGGCACCCAGACCCCCAGTAACTCCTACCATTAGACGAACAGAAGTGGCCAACAAGAAGGTCCAGACTACAACTGCACCCCCGTTGACTGATTCTGCCTTCAACTTCAAGCGTTACCTTCTAAACAAGGACAACAGGAACTTCAATATCCTCATTAACCAGCccaagaaatgcaggaaaataccTGGAGGTCCCTTTCTGCTCATCGCGATCAAATCAGTAGTTGAAGACTTTGACAGACGTGAGATTGTCCGGAAGacttggggcagggagggttTGGTGAATGGGGAGCAGATCCAGCGAGTGTTCCTCCTGGGAACACCAAAGAACAGGACAGTGCTGGCGACATGGGAGACCCTGGTCCACCAGGAGAGTCAGGCATACCGGGACATTTTACTCTGGGATTTCGTGGACACTTTCTTCAACCTGACCCTGAAGGAGATCCACTTCCTGAACTGGGCAGCTGAATTCTGCCACaatgtgaaatttatttttaaaggtgacGCCGATGTTTTTGTCAACGTCGAGAACATTGTTGACTTCCTTGAGAGACATGACCCCACTGAGGACCTCTTTGTTGGGGACATCATCTACAACGCTCGCCCTATCCGTGTCCGAAAAAGCAAATACTATATCCCAGAGACCATGTACGGGCTGAGCATCTACCCAGCCTAcgcagggggaggggggtttTTGCTGTCCAGCCGTACCATGAGGAAGCTCTCTAGGGCTTGCAGAGAGGTAGAACTCTTCCCCATCGATGACGTCTTTTTGGGCATGTGCTTACAGAGAATCAACCTCAAACCCGTTCTGCACGAAGGATTCAAGACCTTTGGCATTGTCAAGCCTTCTGCTGCCCCACACCTACAGACATTTGACCCCTGTTTTTACAAAGATCTCATGGTAGTTCACAGTCTGAAAGTTGCCGAGATCTGGCTAATGTGGAACCTGCTCCACAGCCCACATCTTTCCTGTactcagaaaaagcaagtgaagAAGCCTTTccaatggaaaaagaaagctcaACCAACCACACAGGCATCACCCCTCGGGTAA
- the C15H16orf70 gene encoding UPF0183 protein C16orf70 homolog isoform X1, with protein MLDLEVVPERSLGNEQWEFTLGMPLAQAVAILQKHCRIIKNVQVLYSEQSPLSHDLILNLTQDGIKLLFDAFNQRLKVIEVYDLTKVKLKYCGVHFNSQAIAPTIEQIDQSFGATHPGVYNSAEQLFHLNFRGLSFSFQLDSWTETPKYEPNFAHGLASLQIPHGATVKRMYIYNGNSLQDTKAPSMPLSCFLGNVYAENVDVLRDGTGPSGLRLRLLTAGCVPSVLADAKMRVLERCVYFGDSCQDVLSTLGSPHKVFYKSEDKMKIHSPSPHKQVPSKCNDYFFNYFTLGVDILFDANTHKVKKFVLHTNYPGHYNFNIYHRCEFKIPLVIKRDRADSQMETCTTYSKWDSIQDLLGHPVEKPVVLHRSSSPNNTNPFGSTFCFGLQRMIFEVMQNNHIASVTLYGPTRPSSQLRTSDLPQ; from the exons gaaTGCCGTTGGCTCAGGCTGTAGCGATTCTTCAGAAACATTGTCGCATCATCAAAAACGTCCAGGTTCTCTACAGTGAGCAG tcACCTCTTAGCCATGACCTCATCCTTAACCTGACTCAGGATGGAATCAAACTGCTGTTTGATGCTTTCAATCAGAGACTTAAG GTGATTGAAGTTTATGACTTGACTAAGGTGAAGTTAAAATATTG tggtgtccaTTTTAACTCTCAGGCAATTGCTCCAACCATAGAACAAATTGATCAGTCGTTTGGAGCAACACATCCAGGAG tGTATAATTCAGCTGAGCAACTCTTTCACCTCAATTTCAGAGGACTGTCgttttcttttcagttagaCTCCTGGACTGAAACTCCGAAGTACGAG CCTAACTTTGCCCACGGTCTAGCCTCTTTGCAAATTCCGCATGGTGCGACTGTGAAACGCATGTACATCTACAACGGGAACAGTCTGCAGGATACCAA GGCTCCCTCGATGCCTCTCAGCTGTTTCCTCGGTAACGTGTATGCTGAGAACGTTGATGTTCTGAGAGATGGAACTGGACCCTCAGGTTTACGGCTTCGCCTACTCACTGCAG GTTGTGTCCCGAGTGTTTTAGCTGACGCCAAGATGCGGGTATTGGAGCGTTGCGTGTACTTCGGTGATTCGTGCCAGGATGTGCTGAGCACCTTGGGGTCTCCACACAAAGTCTTCTACAAGTCCGAAGATAAG ATGAAAATCCATTCGCCCTCGCCCCATAAGCAAGTCCCATCAAAGTGCAATGACTACTTCTTCAATTATTTCACACTTGGAGTG GATATTCTCTTTGATGCAAACACTCACAAGGTGAAGAAATTTGTCCTGCATACAAATTATCCTGGTCATTACAACTTTAACAT TTACCATCGCTGTGAATTCAAGATTCCACTAGTCATTAAGCGAG atCGTGCTGATTCACAGATGGAAACATGTACAACATACAGCAAG TGGGACAGTATTCAGGATCTTCTGGGGCACCCTGTAGAGAAGCCAGTGGTACTTCACAG GTCGTCATCTCCGAACAACACTAACCCATTTGGGTCAACCTTTTGCTTTGGACTGCAACGAATGATCTTTGAG GTGATGCAGAATAATCACATAGCTTCTGTTACTCTGTACGGCCCAACGCGGCCCAGCAGCCAGTTGAGAACATCGGACCTTCCCCAGTGA
- the C15H16orf70 gene encoding UPF0183 protein C16orf70 homolog isoform X2 has protein sequence MKPTEHKCSYAAGTSESRMPLAQAVAILQKHCRIIKNVQVLYSEQSPLSHDLILNLTQDGIKLLFDAFNQRLKVIEVYDLTKVKLKYCGVHFNSQAIAPTIEQIDQSFGATHPGVYNSAEQLFHLNFRGLSFSFQLDSWTETPKYEPNFAHGLASLQIPHGATVKRMYIYNGNSLQDTKAPSMPLSCFLGNVYAENVDVLRDGTGPSGLRLRLLTAGCVPSVLADAKMRVLERCVYFGDSCQDVLSTLGSPHKVFYKSEDKMKIHSPSPHKQVPSKCNDYFFNYFTLGVDILFDANTHKVKKFVLHTNYPGHYNFNIYHRCEFKIPLVIKRDRADSQMETCTTYSKWDSIQDLLGHPVEKPVVLHRSSSPNNTNPFGSTFCFGLQRMIFEVMQNNHIASVTLYGPTRPSSQLRTSDLPQ, from the exons ATGAAACCCACTGAACACAAATGCAGCTATGCTGCTGGGACTTCAGAGTCAA gaaTGCCGTTGGCTCAGGCTGTAGCGATTCTTCAGAAACATTGTCGCATCATCAAAAACGTCCAGGTTCTCTACAGTGAGCAG tcACCTCTTAGCCATGACCTCATCCTTAACCTGACTCAGGATGGAATCAAACTGCTGTTTGATGCTTTCAATCAGAGACTTAAG GTGATTGAAGTTTATGACTTGACTAAGGTGAAGTTAAAATATTG tggtgtccaTTTTAACTCTCAGGCAATTGCTCCAACCATAGAACAAATTGATCAGTCGTTTGGAGCAACACATCCAGGAG tGTATAATTCAGCTGAGCAACTCTTTCACCTCAATTTCAGAGGACTGTCgttttcttttcagttagaCTCCTGGACTGAAACTCCGAAGTACGAG CCTAACTTTGCCCACGGTCTAGCCTCTTTGCAAATTCCGCATGGTGCGACTGTGAAACGCATGTACATCTACAACGGGAACAGTCTGCAGGATACCAA GGCTCCCTCGATGCCTCTCAGCTGTTTCCTCGGTAACGTGTATGCTGAGAACGTTGATGTTCTGAGAGATGGAACTGGACCCTCAGGTTTACGGCTTCGCCTACTCACTGCAG GTTGTGTCCCGAGTGTTTTAGCTGACGCCAAGATGCGGGTATTGGAGCGTTGCGTGTACTTCGGTGATTCGTGCCAGGATGTGCTGAGCACCTTGGGGTCTCCACACAAAGTCTTCTACAAGTCCGAAGATAAG ATGAAAATCCATTCGCCCTCGCCCCATAAGCAAGTCCCATCAAAGTGCAATGACTACTTCTTCAATTATTTCACACTTGGAGTG GATATTCTCTTTGATGCAAACACTCACAAGGTGAAGAAATTTGTCCTGCATACAAATTATCCTGGTCATTACAACTTTAACAT TTACCATCGCTGTGAATTCAAGATTCCACTAGTCATTAAGCGAG atCGTGCTGATTCACAGATGGAAACATGTACAACATACAGCAAG TGGGACAGTATTCAGGATCTTCTGGGGCACCCTGTAGAGAAGCCAGTGGTACTTCACAG GTCGTCATCTCCGAACAACACTAACCCATTTGGGTCAACCTTTTGCTTTGGACTGCAACGAATGATCTTTGAG GTGATGCAGAATAATCACATAGCTTCTGTTACTCTGTACGGCCCAACGCGGCCCAGCAGCCAGTTGAGAACATCGGACCTTCCCCAGTGA
- the C15H16orf70 gene encoding UPF0183 protein C16orf70 homolog isoform X3: MLDLEVVPERSLGNEQWEFTLGMPLAQAVAILQKHCRIIKNVQVLYSEQSPLSHDLILNLTQDGIKLLFDAFNQRLKVIEVYDLTKVKLKYCGVHFNSQAIAPTIEQIDQSFGATHPGVYNSAEQLFHLNFRGLSFSFQLDSWTETPKYEPNFAHGLASLQIPHGATVKRMYIYNGNSLQDTKAPSMPLSCFLGNVYAENVDVLRDGTGPSGLRLRLLTAGCVPSVLADAKMRVLERCVYFGDSCQDVLSTLGSPHKVFYKSEDKMKIHSPSPHKQVPSKCNDYFFNYFTLGVDILFDANTHKVKKFVLHTNYPGHYNFNIYHRCEFKIPLVIKRDRADSQMETCTTYSKGASNGTFLRQQQAFKKCHCQRDAS, translated from the exons gaaTGCCGTTGGCTCAGGCTGTAGCGATTCTTCAGAAACATTGTCGCATCATCAAAAACGTCCAGGTTCTCTACAGTGAGCAG tcACCTCTTAGCCATGACCTCATCCTTAACCTGACTCAGGATGGAATCAAACTGCTGTTTGATGCTTTCAATCAGAGACTTAAG GTGATTGAAGTTTATGACTTGACTAAGGTGAAGTTAAAATATTG tggtgtccaTTTTAACTCTCAGGCAATTGCTCCAACCATAGAACAAATTGATCAGTCGTTTGGAGCAACACATCCAGGAG tGTATAATTCAGCTGAGCAACTCTTTCACCTCAATTTCAGAGGACTGTCgttttcttttcagttagaCTCCTGGACTGAAACTCCGAAGTACGAG CCTAACTTTGCCCACGGTCTAGCCTCTTTGCAAATTCCGCATGGTGCGACTGTGAAACGCATGTACATCTACAACGGGAACAGTCTGCAGGATACCAA GGCTCCCTCGATGCCTCTCAGCTGTTTCCTCGGTAACGTGTATGCTGAGAACGTTGATGTTCTGAGAGATGGAACTGGACCCTCAGGTTTACGGCTTCGCCTACTCACTGCAG GTTGTGTCCCGAGTGTTTTAGCTGACGCCAAGATGCGGGTATTGGAGCGTTGCGTGTACTTCGGTGATTCGTGCCAGGATGTGCTGAGCACCTTGGGGTCTCCACACAAAGTCTTCTACAAGTCCGAAGATAAG ATGAAAATCCATTCGCCCTCGCCCCATAAGCAAGTCCCATCAAAGTGCAATGACTACTTCTTCAATTATTTCACACTTGGAGTG GATATTCTCTTTGATGCAAACACTCACAAGGTGAAGAAATTTGTCCTGCATACAAATTATCCTGGTCATTACAACTTTAACAT TTACCATCGCTGTGAATTCAAGATTCCACTAGTCATTAAGCGAG atCGTGCTGATTCACAGATGGAAACATGTACAACATACAGCAAG GGTGCCAGTAATGGGACGTTTCTCAGACAGCAGCAGGCCTTCAAAAAATGTCACTGCCAGCGTGACGCCTCCTGA